From one Mycolicibacterium sp. HK-90 genomic stretch:
- a CDS encoding SDR family oxidoreductase yields MTKVVVIGGSGLIGSKLVHKLGQHGHQAVAAAPSTGVDTVTGAGLTDALRDADTVVDVSNPPAFEDGPAWDYFTTSTGNLLTAEEAAGIRHHVLLSVVGADRLPTSGYFRAKAMQEQLVRESAVQHSIVRSTQFFELVARMAGTADDETVRISPALTQPIAADDVATALGQTAIGRPSNRIHEIAGPDRYPMDELVRMYCTAHGDTRQVVADPRARYFGAVLEEPSLLPGRRATLFSTSFAGWLADTTSVAVR; encoded by the coding sequence ATGACGAAAGTCGTAGTCATCGGCGGTTCCGGGCTCATCGGCTCGAAACTCGTGCACAAACTCGGACAGCACGGCCATCAGGCCGTGGCAGCAGCCCCGTCGACCGGTGTCGACACCGTCACCGGTGCGGGTCTGACCGACGCGCTGCGCGACGCGGACACCGTCGTCGACGTGTCGAACCCGCCGGCGTTCGAGGACGGGCCGGCGTGGGATTACTTCACCACCTCGACCGGCAATCTGCTGACCGCGGAAGAGGCTGCCGGGATCCGCCACCATGTGTTGCTGTCGGTTGTGGGGGCCGACCGGCTGCCCACCAGTGGCTACTTCCGGGCCAAGGCGATGCAGGAGCAGTTGGTCCGGGAGTCGGCGGTGCAGCATTCCATCGTCCGGTCCACCCAGTTCTTCGAGCTCGTAGCCAGGATGGCCGGCACCGCCGACGACGAGACGGTTCGGATCTCCCCGGCGCTGACCCAGCCGATCGCCGCCGACGACGTCGCGACCGCCCTGGGCCAGACCGCAATCGGGCGACCGTCCAACAGAATCCACGAGATCGCCGGGCCCGACCGCTACCCCATGGACGAACTCGTCCGCATGTACTGCACCGCCCACGGCGATACCCGGCAGGTGGTGGCTGATCCGCGGGCCCGGTATTTCGGTGCGGTCCTGGAGGAGCCGTCGCTGTTGCCGGGCCGGCGCGCCACCCTGTTCTCCACGAGCTTCGCCGGCTGGCTCGCCGACACCACGTCCGTGGCTGTCCGATGA
- a CDS encoding SDR family NAD(P)-dependent oxidoreductase has translation MELNGHHALVTGGTAGIGLACADLLARAGAAVTITGRDEQRGHAAAAALGGQVQFIAADLADLGSVNSLARQCNHLDILVNNAAAFPGALTVEQDVTSFEQTFDTNVRGTYFLVAQLVGGMLERGRGSIVNVTSMVASKGVPGASAYSASKAAVESLTRTWAAEFGSGGVRVNSVAPGPTRTEGVAAQWGDTNEELGRALPLGRTATPEEIAHAVLFLSSPRAAFITGSTLHVDGGGTAI, from the coding sequence ATGGAACTCAACGGACACCACGCGCTGGTCACCGGCGGGACGGCGGGTATCGGCCTGGCCTGCGCCGACCTGCTGGCCCGGGCCGGCGCGGCGGTGACGATCACCGGGCGAGACGAGCAGCGGGGGCACGCGGCCGCGGCCGCACTCGGCGGGCAGGTGCAATTCATCGCCGCCGACCTCGCCGACCTGGGCTCGGTGAACTCCCTTGCCCGGCAGTGCAATCACCTGGACATCCTGGTCAACAACGCCGCCGCGTTTCCCGGCGCGCTCACCGTCGAACAGGACGTCACGTCCTTCGAGCAGACCTTCGACACCAACGTGCGCGGCACCTACTTCCTGGTCGCCCAACTGGTGGGCGGCATGCTCGAACGCGGCCGGGGCAGCATCGTCAACGTCACGTCGATGGTGGCGTCCAAGGGCGTGCCCGGCGCCTCGGCCTACAGCGCCTCCAAAGCGGCGGTGGAATCGCTGACGCGTACCTGGGCCGCCGAATTCGGTTCCGGCGGAGTGCGGGTCAACAGTGTGGCACCGGGCCCGACCCGCACCGAGGGCGTCGCGGCCCAGTGGGGCGACACCAACGAAGAACTCGGCCGCGCCCTGCCGCTGGGGCGTACCGCCACCCCGGAGGAGATCGCGCACGCGGTGCTGTTCCTGAGCTCTCCGCGCGCGGCGTTCATCACCGGTTCGACGCTGCACGTCGACGGCGGCGGCACGGCCATCTGA
- a CDS encoding SAV_915 family protein has protein sequence MAPRTSAPGPTAKQNEPKAIPSDFPPVVYLPCAEAVDDPKAARIDMRQTRDGRTALLAYSALDRLHFCCGDDQAWIVMPTAGLSQLQSAHPFELLLLDVVIPEEERRVRK, from the coding sequence GTGGCACCGCGGACGTCGGCCCCCGGCCCTACGGCGAAACAGAATGAGCCCAAAGCTATTCCAAGCGACTTTCCGCCTGTCGTTTACTTGCCGTGTGCAGAAGCGGTTGACGACCCGAAGGCCGCGCGTATCGATATGCGGCAGACCCGGGATGGAAGGACCGCGTTGCTCGCCTATTCCGCTCTCGACCGGCTGCACTTTTGCTGCGGAGATGACCAGGCCTGGATTGTGATGCCTACCGCCGGGCTCTCGCAATTGCAAAGCGCCCACCCGTTTGAATTGTTGCTGCTTGATGTGGTGATTCCGGAAGAAGAGCGCAGGGTACGCAAGTGA
- a CDS encoding sigma-70 family RNA polymerase sigma factor → MTLLSEAQDALVESDEQLAARFARDAMPFHAVLLRTARRLTHSQADAEDLVQDTMMNAYAGFRRFEPGSNLRAWLFRILHNRWISTHRMKQRRPDAFPVAELTDSDMLGNARHFAAAERSAEDRALDLFCDDRIRHAVSTLPEGFRTVLYYADIQGLTYAETATLMDIPLGTVMSRISRSRERLRDALADVADDRWPTREDADTQRVA, encoded by the coding sequence ATGACTCTGCTGAGCGAGGCCCAGGACGCGTTGGTCGAATCCGACGAGCAGCTGGCGGCCCGGTTCGCCCGTGACGCGATGCCCTTCCATGCCGTCCTGTTGCGGACCGCCCGCCGGTTGACCCACAGCCAGGCCGACGCCGAAGACCTGGTGCAGGACACGATGATGAACGCGTACGCCGGTTTTCGACGGTTCGAGCCGGGCAGCAACCTGAGGGCGTGGTTGTTCCGCATTCTGCACAACCGGTGGATCAGCACGCACCGGATGAAGCAGCGGCGTCCCGATGCCTTTCCGGTCGCCGAACTCACCGACAGCGACATGTTGGGCAACGCACGCCATTTCGCGGCGGCCGAGCGCTCCGCCGAGGACCGCGCTCTCGACCTGTTCTGCGACGACCGGATCCGCCACGCCGTGTCGACGCTGCCCGAGGGATTCCGAACGGTGTTGTACTACGCCGATATTCAGGGGCTCACCTATGCCGAGACCGCGACCCTGATGGACATTCCGCTGGGAACGGTGATGTCCCGAATCTCCCGTAGCCGCGAACGGTTACGAGACGCGCTGGCCGATGTCGCCGACGACCGGTGGCCGACGCGCGAAGACGCCGACACCCAACGTGTCGCGTGA
- a CDS encoding primosomal protein, which produces MAADIVPIRLGLTKGDLYTLWAPRWRDAGDEWEAILGEGDALYAFESVADLTAFVRTDTDNDLTDHPTWDKLTAANAHRLQPAEDREYDIVGVPDLVAEKPTEESIASLHRTLVVVSSIGSVCELAAISKFFNGNPVLGTLGGGMDSFTGRSGRKRWGEIEAVVARGWDGVLDAIDEIVTIPESIDADAVKKAEAELEADAPEDDDELTTDTDTDDAESSDEDDVAAEPVRSAADSAVLGDDEDFWLKVGIDPVRIMTGSGTVYTLRCYLDDEPVFLGRNGRISVFSSERALARYLADEHDHDLSDLATYDDIRTAATDGSLRVEVAEENVYVLSGIADDIADGPDTVDHDQLELAVELLRDVSDYSEDKTVDETLADTKALGKFVNHVLDSDNTRAPEAPYTEAVEQWEALERFVESRLRAE; this is translated from the coding sequence ATGGCTGCTGACATCGTGCCGATCCGGCTCGGGTTGACCAAGGGCGACCTCTACACACTGTGGGCTCCGCGCTGGCGGGATGCCGGCGACGAGTGGGAGGCCATCCTGGGCGAGGGTGACGCTCTGTACGCCTTCGAATCGGTCGCTGACCTGACGGCATTCGTCCGCACCGACACCGACAACGATCTGACCGACCACCCGACGTGGGACAAGCTGACCGCGGCCAATGCGCACCGCCTGCAGCCGGCCGAGGACCGTGAGTACGACATCGTCGGGGTGCCCGATCTGGTCGCCGAGAAGCCGACCGAGGAGTCCATCGCGTCGTTGCATCGCACGCTGGTGGTGGTGTCCTCGATCGGCTCGGTGTGTGAGCTGGCGGCCATCAGCAAGTTCTTCAACGGCAACCCGGTGCTCGGCACCCTGGGCGGCGGGATGGACAGCTTCACCGGCCGTTCCGGGCGCAAGCGCTGGGGCGAGATCGAAGCGGTGGTCGCCCGCGGCTGGGATGGCGTGCTCGACGCCATCGACGAGATCGTCACCATCCCCGAGAGCATCGACGCCGACGCGGTCAAGAAGGCCGAGGCCGAACTCGAGGCGGACGCACCCGAGGACGACGACGAGCTCACGACCGACACCGACACCGACGACGCCGAGTCCTCCGACGAGGACGACGTGGCCGCCGAGCCGGTGCGCAGCGCCGCGGACTCCGCCGTCCTGGGCGACGACGAGGACTTCTGGCTGAAGGTCGGCATCGACCCGGTCCGGATCATGACCGGGTCGGGCACCGTCTACACGCTGCGCTGCTACCTCGATGACGAGCCGGTGTTCCTCGGCCGCAACGGCCGCATCAGCGTGTTCAGCTCCGAGCGCGCTCTGGCCCGCTACCTGGCCGACGAGCACGATCACGATCTGTCGGACCTGGCCACCTACGACGACATCAGGACCGCCGCCACCGACGGCTCACTGCGTGTCGAGGTCGCCGAGGAGAACGTCTACGTGCTCAGCGGCATCGCCGACGACATCGCCGACGGGCCCGACACCGTCGACCATGACCAGTTGGAGCTGGCCGTCGAGCTGCTGCGCGACGTCAGCGACTACTCGGAGGACAAGACCGTCGACGAGACGCTGGCCGACACCAAGGCCCTCGGCAAGTTCGTCAACCACGTCCTCGACAGCGACAACACCCGCGCCCCCGAGGCCCCCTACACCGAGGCCGTCGAGCAGTGGGAGGCGCTGGAGCGTTTCGTGGAGTCGCGCCTGCGGGCGGAGTAG
- a CDS encoding C40 family peptidase, whose amino-acid sequence MPGASADLLAAPLYELRDLVGSGRPPTAEPSATALDAAHTALTDIAAALGRSWDRAAADWSGTAAGAAADFTAGAAAEATGLADRARMLSLAARDAGSAVAEAAARLQAIIDRFEARIAALAPRLDEPGVAQQLKAEADAAISEASAVVDELRAELDRQTGAVTAPAAGAPPAAGMHAGSAGYPVGSGGFLPASGFSGGAPSAAPMTGWDRSSGLPTMSAADRSEAAVGLRDPGMFGDGVAVRLPDGSIATAPNAVAASAVRHALTQLGVPYRWGGTTPGVGLDCSGLTQWAYHEAGLDIPRLAQEQDIGKAVSAATLRPGDLAVWDGHVAMIVGENSMIEAGDPVKSSPIRTTNAGQGFQGFWRPTV is encoded by the coding sequence GTGCCCGGCGCCTCGGCCGACCTGCTGGCCGCACCGCTGTACGAGCTACGCGATCTCGTGGGCAGCGGCCGGCCGCCCACGGCTGAGCCTTCCGCGACGGCACTCGACGCGGCGCACACCGCACTGACCGATATCGCGGCCGCGCTCGGGCGCTCATGGGACCGGGCCGCCGCCGACTGGTCGGGTACCGCCGCCGGCGCGGCCGCCGACTTCACCGCGGGCGCCGCGGCCGAGGCGACCGGCCTGGCCGACCGCGCGCGGATGTTGAGCCTGGCAGCCAGGGATGCGGGCTCGGCGGTCGCGGAGGCCGCGGCGCGGCTGCAGGCGATCATCGACCGCTTCGAGGCCCGCATCGCGGCACTGGCACCGCGCCTCGACGAGCCTGGGGTGGCGCAGCAGCTGAAGGCCGAGGCGGACGCCGCGATCAGCGAGGCCTCGGCCGTCGTCGACGAACTCCGCGCCGAGTTGGACCGTCAGACCGGCGCAGTCACCGCCCCGGCCGCCGGCGCACCGCCGGCGGCCGGGATGCACGCGGGATCAGCCGGATACCCGGTGGGCTCGGGCGGTTTCCTGCCGGCCTCCGGGTTCTCCGGCGGTGCGCCCTCAGCCGCCCCGATGACCGGTTGGGACCGATCGTCCGGTCTCCCGACCATGTCGGCGGCGGACCGCTCCGAAGCGGCCGTCGGGCTGCGCGACCCGGGCATGTTCGGTGATGGCGTGGCGGTGCGGTTGCCCGACGGGAGCATCGCCACCGCGCCCAACGCCGTGGCGGCCAGCGCCGTGCGGCATGCCCTGACCCAGCTCGGCGTGCCCTACCGGTGGGGTGGCACGACGCCGGGGGTGGGTCTGGACTGCAGCGGCCTGACCCAATGGGCGTATCACGAAGCCGGACTGGACATTCCACGGCTGGCACAGGAACAGGACATCGGCAAGGCGGTGTCGGCGGCGACGCTGCGACCCGGTGACCTGGCGGTCTGGGACGGCCACGTGGCGATGATCGTCGGCGAGAATTCGATGATCGAAGCGGGCGATCCGGTGAAGTCGTCCCCCATCCGCACCACGAATGCCGGCCAGGGATTTCAGGGGTTCTGGCGGCCCACGGTGTGA
- a CDS encoding WXG100 family type VII secretion target, producing MPIDTKIEGDPNAVRSAANWMRSTLATKISNTVDQIHSARTTASGDWQGDAGGAFVARMTSGATKAEALEASVISSAQTIDNFATELQRAQTDMQSVRDNAAAAGLTVDGFTIHSPRPATPEKIDAYATALNGAEAARTLEKLAGDTVKNAWADLTSKWFFVVGDLINGAAGGLIAEKHVSLLQAKAEFLKADAAKFLDLAKSAPPGTPAAQIYRDFDQSRIFAHSADDALKAADDAKAKAGRIGLKVGGALAVGGIAYDIAHGKDVEQAIVSGGVGFGASVLAGAAIGTAIPVPVVGTVVGALGGAVVGVFASGAVDSLYQNGIGSVGDAISDGFAAVGDTGTAIGGLAKDAWDAIF from the coding sequence ATGCCGATCGACACCAAGATAGAGGGCGATCCGAATGCTGTGCGGTCGGCGGCCAACTGGATGCGGTCCACACTGGCTACCAAGATCTCAAATACCGTCGATCAAATTCACAGTGCCCGGACTACCGCAAGTGGGGACTGGCAGGGAGACGCCGGAGGTGCTTTCGTCGCGAGAATGACAAGTGGAGCAACCAAGGCGGAGGCGCTGGAAGCCAGCGTTATCAGTAGTGCACAAACAATAGACAACTTCGCGACTGAACTTCAACGAGCACAGACAGACATGCAATCTGTCCGTGACAATGCAGCAGCCGCCGGGCTGACGGTTGACGGATTTACGATCCACAGCCCTCGTCCCGCTACCCCAGAGAAAATCGACGCTTACGCGACCGCGCTAAACGGAGCGGAAGCCGCACGTACCCTTGAAAAGCTTGCCGGCGACACCGTGAAGAATGCCTGGGCTGACCTCACGAGTAAGTGGTTCTTTGTAGTAGGGGATCTGATCAACGGTGCGGCTGGCGGGCTTATTGCCGAGAAGCATGTGTCGCTGTTGCAGGCTAAAGCGGAGTTTCTCAAGGCTGACGCGGCGAAGTTCCTGGATTTGGCGAAGTCAGCGCCACCTGGCACTCCCGCCGCCCAGATTTACAGGGATTTCGATCAAAGTCGGATCTTTGCGCACAGCGCTGACGATGCCTTGAAAGCCGCGGACGACGCCAAAGCGAAAGCGGGCCGCATTGGGCTCAAGGTCGGCGGGGCTCTGGCGGTGGGCGGCATAGCATATGACATCGCACACGGCAAAGATGTTGAGCAAGCGATCGTTTCCGGCGGCGTTGGCTTCGGCGCTTCAGTCCTTGCGGGCGCGGCAATCGGCACCGCAATTCCAGTTCCGGTCGTAGGAACGGTAGTGGGTGCCCTCGGAGGTGCAGTCGTGGGTGTATTCGCTTCCGGTGCCGTCGATTCGCTTTACCAGAACGGCATCGGCAGCGTCGGCGATGCCATCAGTGATGGATTCGCCGCTGTCGGCGACACAGGGACTGCCATCGGTGGACTAGCAAAGGACGCATGGGATGCGATCTTCTGA
- a CDS encoding alpha/beta fold hydrolase: MTITISTVCVPGARLHYEVRGQGPLVLILGAPMAAAEFAPLAHALAGDHTVVTADPRGIAGSTVDDPTENSIPERRADDVAAILDDLGADSADVFGSSGGAVTGLSLVARHPDRVRTLVAHEPPLLELLPDAAEQRAATEDIIATFNRDGMFAAWGKFMANAGFDVPAGAPSDAPGPPAPSDQDLRDAAHFFNHELRGTTRFLPDVEALKKGRVVLGLGEESGRLLTKRTTIALADLLGKRLVMFPGDHGGFIDAPGAFADVLRAVLSRPARRTGA; the protein is encoded by the coding sequence ATGACGATCACCATTTCGACAGTCTGCGTTCCCGGCGCCCGCCTGCACTACGAGGTACGCGGGCAGGGGCCGCTGGTCCTGATTCTCGGTGCCCCGATGGCGGCCGCCGAATTCGCGCCCCTGGCCCACGCGCTGGCCGGCGACCACACCGTGGTGACGGCCGACCCGCGCGGCATCGCGGGCAGTACCGTCGACGACCCGACCGAGAACTCCATCCCGGAGCGTCGGGCCGATGACGTCGCGGCGATCCTCGACGATCTGGGCGCCGACTCAGCGGATGTGTTCGGTTCGTCCGGCGGGGCGGTGACGGGTCTGTCGTTGGTGGCCCGCCACCCGGACCGGGTGCGCACACTCGTCGCGCATGAGCCTCCCCTGCTCGAGTTGCTGCCCGACGCCGCCGAGCAGCGTGCCGCCACCGAAGACATCATCGCCACCTTCAACCGGGACGGGATGTTCGCGGCCTGGGGCAAGTTCATGGCCAACGCCGGCTTCGACGTGCCCGCCGGCGCGCCCTCCGACGCACCCGGACCGCCCGCGCCCAGCGATCAGGATCTGCGCGACGCAGCACATTTCTTCAACCACGAGCTCCGGGGCACCACCCGATTTTTGCCCGACGTCGAGGCGCTCAAGAAGGGGCGGGTGGTGCTGGGGCTGGGCGAGGAGTCCGGGCGCTTGTTGACCAAGCGGACCACGATCGCGCTGGCCGATCTGTTGGGCAAGCGTCTGGTCATGTTCCCCGGCGACCACGGCGGGTTCATCGACGCGCCAGGGGCTTTCGCCGACGTACTGCGCGCGGTGCTCAGCCGACCAGCACGGCGTACCGGGGCTTGA
- a CDS encoding adenosine deaminase, which translates to MSTPLSLDKIQHAPKALLHDHLDGGLRPATVLDLAGELGYDDLPATEVDELATFFRTAAHSGSLERYLEPFAHTVGVMQSPEALHRVAYECVEDLAADNVVYAEIRFAPELHIDRGLSLDDVVDAVLAGFADGEKAAAAEGRTITVRCLVTAMRHAARSREIAELAIRFRDKGVVGFDIAGAEAGYPPTRHLDAFEYMRGNNARFTIHAGEAFGLPSIHEAIAFCGADRLGHGVRIVDDITELDDGTQQLGRLASILRDKRIPLEMCPSSNVQTGAAPSIAEHPFDRLARLRFRVTVNTDNRLMSDTTMSQEMLRLVEAFGYGWSDLERFTINAMKSAFIPFDQRLALIDEVIKPRYAVLVG; encoded by the coding sequence ATGAGTACGCCGCTGAGTCTGGACAAGATCCAGCATGCTCCCAAGGCCCTGCTGCACGACCACCTCGACGGTGGATTGCGGCCGGCCACCGTGCTCGACCTGGCCGGTGAGCTCGGCTATGACGACCTGCCGGCCACCGAGGTCGACGAGCTGGCCACGTTCTTTCGCACGGCCGCGCACAGTGGGTCGTTGGAGCGTTACCTGGAGCCGTTCGCCCACACGGTCGGGGTGATGCAGTCCCCGGAGGCGTTGCATCGCGTGGCCTACGAGTGTGTCGAGGACCTGGCCGCGGACAACGTGGTCTATGCCGAGATCCGGTTTGCCCCCGAACTGCACATCGATCGTGGGCTGTCTCTTGACGACGTGGTCGACGCGGTGCTGGCCGGCTTCGCCGACGGTGAGAAGGCGGCCGCAGCCGAGGGGCGCACCATCACCGTGCGCTGTCTGGTCACCGCGATGCGTCACGCGGCCAGGTCCCGGGAGATCGCCGAGCTGGCGATCCGGTTCCGCGACAAGGGCGTTGTCGGGTTCGACATCGCCGGCGCCGAGGCCGGGTACCCGCCCACGCGCCACCTCGATGCATTCGAGTACATGCGAGGCAACAACGCGCGCTTCACGATTCACGCCGGTGAGGCGTTCGGTCTGCCGTCGATCCACGAGGCCATCGCATTCTGCGGGGCCGACCGGCTGGGGCACGGCGTGCGCATCGTCGATGACATCACCGAACTCGACGACGGGACCCAGCAGCTCGGTCGGCTCGCATCCATCTTGCGGGACAAGCGAATTCCGTTGGAGATGTGCCCCAGCAGCAATGTGCAGACCGGGGCGGCGCCCAGCATCGCCGAGCATCCGTTCGACCGGCTGGCCCGGTTGCGGTTCCGCGTCACCGTCAACACCGACAACCGACTGATGAGCGACACCACGATGAGCCAGGAGATGCTGCGCCTGGTCGAGGCCTTCGGCTACGGCTGGAGTGATCTGGAGCGGTTCACCATCAACGCGATGAAGTCGGCGTTCATCCCGTTCGACCAACGGCTCGCGCTGATCGACGAGGTGATCAAGCCCCGGTACGCCGTGCTGGTCGGCTGA
- a CDS encoding dienelactone hydrolase family protein: protein MSDDDLADFQRSEFTHDAKTRTVFRRGEGPAVLIMAEVPGITPKVLDFARKVSEIGCTAVLPHLFGVPGRDPNPDAHGLIGTAVSAVSTLVPLCVSREFVTMATGRTSPVIDWLRALARHEHERCGGPGVGAVGMCFTGGYALAMATDDVLLAPVLSQPSLPLGVTAAQRRSIDISAEDLAVVKQRCARGLSVLGLRFTGDRLVPPERFDYLREQLGEAFIAVDLDDADANPAGTMPPHSVLTEHLIDEPGQPTRAALDQVLDLFRTRLLVEV from the coding sequence GTGTCCGACGACGATCTCGCCGACTTCCAGCGATCCGAGTTCACCCACGACGCCAAGACCCGCACCGTGTTCCGGCGCGGAGAAGGCCCGGCCGTCCTCATCATGGCCGAAGTCCCCGGCATCACACCCAAGGTCCTCGACTTCGCCCGCAAGGTCAGCGAGATCGGTTGCACCGCGGTGCTTCCGCACCTGTTCGGTGTTCCCGGGCGGGACCCGAACCCCGATGCGCACGGCCTGATCGGGACCGCGGTCAGCGCCGTCAGCACACTGGTACCGCTGTGCGTCAGCAGGGAATTCGTCACCATGGCCACCGGTCGCACCTCGCCGGTCATCGACTGGCTGCGGGCACTGGCCCGCCATGAACACGAGCGATGCGGCGGGCCCGGGGTCGGCGCGGTCGGGATGTGCTTCACCGGTGGCTACGCATTGGCGATGGCCACCGACGACGTGCTGCTCGCCCCGGTGCTGTCCCAGCCCTCGTTGCCGTTGGGGGTGACCGCCGCCCAGCGCCGGTCGATCGACATCTCCGCCGAGGATCTGGCCGTGGTGAAACAGCGCTGCGCCCGAGGGCTGTCGGTGCTGGGGCTTCGGTTCACCGGCGACCGGCTCGTGCCACCGGAACGCTTCGACTATCTGCGCGAACAGCTCGGCGAGGCATTCATCGCGGTGGATCTCGACGACGCCGACGCCAATCCGGCGGGGACCATGCCCCCGCACTCGGTGCTCACCGAGCATCTGATCGACGAACCCGGGCAACCCACCCGGGCCGCGCTCGATCAGGTGCTGGACCTGTTCCGGACCCGGTTGTTGGTCGAGGTTTAG
- the upp gene encoding uracil phosphoribosyltransferase, protein MDVRVVDHPLAAARLTTLRDERTDNAGFRAALRDLTMMLVYEATRDAACEEIAVRTPVTDTTGSRLANPPLLVPVLRAGLGMVDQAHALIPEAQVGFVGMARDEATFEPTPYLASLPDDLSARSVFVLDPMLATGGSMAHTLGLLKERNARDITAVCVVCAPQGIAALEKVAPDMRLITATIDEGLNEIAYIVPGLGDAGDRQFGPR, encoded by the coding sequence ATGGATGTACGCGTCGTCGACCACCCTCTGGCCGCCGCACGGCTGACCACGCTGCGGGACGAGCGCACCGACAACGCGGGGTTCCGTGCGGCGCTGCGCGACCTGACGATGATGCTGGTGTACGAGGCCACCCGTGACGCTGCGTGTGAAGAGATCGCGGTGCGTACGCCGGTGACTGACACCACCGGGTCGCGGCTGGCGAATCCGCCGCTGTTGGTGCCGGTGCTACGGGCGGGGCTCGGCATGGTGGATCAGGCGCACGCCCTGATCCCGGAGGCACAAGTCGGATTCGTCGGAATGGCTCGTGACGAGGCGACGTTTGAGCCGACGCCGTATCTCGCGTCGTTGCCCGACGACCTGAGCGCCCGGTCGGTGTTCGTGCTCGACCCGATGCTGGCGACCGGCGGGTCGATGGCTCACACCCTCGGCTTGCTGAAGGAGCGCAATGCCCGCGACATCACCGCGGTGTGTGTGGTGTGCGCGCCGCAGGGGATCGCGGCGTTGGAGAAGGTCGCTCCCGACATGCGGTTGATCACCGCGACCATCGACGAAGGTCTCAACGAGATCGCCTACATCGTCCCGGGTCTCGGTGACGCGGGCGATCGTCAGTTCGGCCCCCGCTGA